A genomic segment from Flavobacterium sp. 9R encodes:
- a CDS encoding IS3 family transposase, which yields MENFFGILKSELFYLKKYTSIKQLKMEIKEYINYYNNDRTKSNLNKMSPTKYRAHHYQN from the coding sequence ATTGAAAACTTCTTCGGAATATTAAAATCAGAATTGTTTTATCTAAAAAAATACACCTCAATAAAGCAATTAAAAATGGAAATCAAAGAATATATAAACTATTACAATAACGACAGAACCAAGTCCAATTTAAACAAAATGAGCCCGACTAAATATCGAGCTCATCATTATCAAAATTAA
- a CDS encoding DUF349 domain-containing protein, which yields MLEEKHDNLPDADGSQLSESIDNQNTIENPIDSDSIPASSSEDSNTENQTILDAIANTNAEESEDETLKERHDIPLLDYEALDMETLVNELKQLVTTEKVMSIKEHVEEIKKAFLAKYHHLLEEKKEEFQAENTDPNETFEYHFPLKSKFDQYYTLYKENKNTHFKSLQTSLKGNLETRLAIVEELRNLIDPQANIKDTLKHFNDLRERWKNAGPIPKDKYNHVWNNYHFHVENFYDYLHLDREARDIDFKHNLDLKLKIIARVEELIHEEDVNKAFRELQDLHKIWKEDIGPVSKEHRDEIWNKFSELTKQMHDKREKLFEKQRGSELENLAAKKEIIAKIEHLATEKVNAHAQWLTQIEKVEALRNAFFSAGKVPSDVNEATWAAFKTAVRNFNSFKNSFYKDIKKDQTENLNKKIALVAKAKELQESEDFATTTPIMKQIQEEWKQIGHVPRKYSDKIWNEFKEACNHYFAKLKEQRNEENSEEMAAFENKKAYLEIIKEFQLVGDHKTDLDAIKKHIETWKNFGKVPFPRRHIEGKFNKILDALFDKLSLSKKETDMMRFSNRMENLSESNDVRKLDNEKIFLMRKIEEVQNEIFQLENNIQFFTNTKNAKKENSIVLEVRKNIAIHKESLEVWKEKLHQLRNLNLEQ from the coding sequence AAGTTCAGAAGATTCCAATACTGAGAATCAAACTATTTTGGATGCCATTGCTAATACCAATGCAGAAGAAAGCGAAGATGAAACGCTAAAAGAGCGTCACGATATTCCTTTGCTAGATTATGAAGCATTGGATATGGAAACGCTTGTGAATGAACTAAAACAATTAGTCACTACTGAAAAAGTAATGTCTATTAAAGAACATGTTGAGGAAATAAAAAAAGCGTTCTTGGCTAAATATCATCATCTTTTAGAAGAGAAAAAAGAAGAATTCCAAGCAGAAAATACAGATCCAAACGAAACTTTTGAATATCATTTCCCTTTAAAAAGCAAGTTTGATCAGTATTACACCCTCTATAAAGAAAATAAAAACACTCATTTTAAGAGTCTTCAAACCAGTTTAAAAGGCAACCTAGAAACAAGATTAGCCATAGTTGAAGAATTGAGAAATTTAATTGATCCTCAAGCCAATATCAAAGACACCCTAAAACATTTTAACGACTTGAGAGAGCGTTGGAAAAATGCAGGGCCAATTCCTAAAGACAAATACAATCACGTTTGGAACAATTACCATTTTCACGTAGAAAACTTTTATGATTATTTGCATTTAGATCGTGAAGCAAGAGATATTGATTTTAAACATAATCTTGATTTAAAACTCAAAATAATTGCAAGAGTAGAAGAATTGATTCACGAAGAAGATGTAAACAAAGCCTTCCGCGAATTGCAAGATTTACACAAAATCTGGAAAGAAGATATTGGACCTGTTTCTAAAGAACACCGTGATGAAATCTGGAATAAGTTTAGTGAATTAACTAAACAAATGCATGACAAGCGCGAAAAATTGTTCGAAAAACAAAGAGGCTCAGAGCTAGAAAACTTAGCAGCAAAAAAAGAAATCATTGCAAAAATCGAACATTTAGCTACAGAAAAAGTTAATGCTCACGCTCAATGGTTGACGCAAATAGAAAAAGTAGAAGCTTTAAGAAATGCTTTTTTTAGCGCTGGAAAAGTCCCTTCAGATGTAAATGAAGCTACTTGGGCCGCATTTAAAACAGCGGTTAGAAATTTTAATAGCTTCAAAAATTCATTCTACAAAGACATCAAAAAAGACCAAACGGAAAATCTTAACAAGAAAATAGCCTTAGTTGCCAAAGCAAAAGAGCTACAAGAAAGTGAAGATTTTGCAACCACTACTCCGATAATGAAACAAATTCAGGAGGAATGGAAACAAATTGGTCATGTTCCAAGAAAATATTCTGATAAAATTTGGAATGAATTCAAAGAAGCTTGCAATCATTATTTTGCTAAACTAAAAGAGCAACGTAATGAGGAAAACTCCGAAGAAATGGCCGCTTTTGAAAACAAAAAAGCGTATCTAGAGATTATAAAAGAATTCCAGCTTGTTGGAGATCACAAAACGGATTTAGATGCTATAAAAAAACACATCGAAACATGGAAAAACTTTGGTAAAGTTCCTTTTCCAAGAAGACATATCGAAGGCAAATTCAATAAAATTTTAGATGCCTTATTCGACAAGTTGAGCCTTAGCAAAAAGGAGACCGATATGATGCGTTTTTCTAACCGTATGGAAAACTTATCCGAAAGTAATGATGTACGTAAACTAGATAACGAGAAGATATTCTTAATGCGTAAAATTGAAGAAGTTCAAAACGAAATTTTTCAATTAGAAAACAACATTCAATTTTTCACCAATACCAAGAATGCTAAGAAAGAGAATTCAATAGTGCTTGAGGTTAGAAAAAATATTGCTATTCATAAAGAAAGTTTAGAAGTTTGGAAAGAAAAACTACATCAGCTGCGAAACTTAAATTTAGAACAATAA
- a CDS encoding VWA domain-containing protein encodes MKRQLYPNQFIKEIKKTILLIVFLLMAGFVNSQTITPTKTVTVRPGVCGKIDVELKLQGSNPVARPNEVVLVIDVSGSMDDGPTPEPLDYAKDAAISFINNVFLPANNPTGKNKIAIVKYGSSGSLVRTLTLASGKQTLIDDVNALVANGSTNIEDGIRKADQELTAKGTFDCITSRSIVLLTDGVANQNVANGSNCTGGQQGTCIQAAITAANDAKTTVVSGITYNNQIFAVGLFGAISGTDQTNAQYTLNNIQTAGAFFTENAANLTGIYNQISTQLSWIAQQIAGTPFATESVSNDFIIGAVTPSKGTASVSGQSISWNIDFLNVETITLKYELTPKANVCGSKTVSSSSLSYRNTNCQNSTLNISTSATNIPCPIITLASQTNVSCFGTSTGAITLNNPTGGTAPYTYDWKKDGNSYATTQNLTGLSSGTYTVIATDKNGCSTAVLSVSITQPTAALALAASSKTDASCFGASTGSVTAGAVTGSVGTVTYSWKNASNTVVGSTASVNNLPTGTYTVTVTDSCSSQSNSVTVGQPAAALALATSSKTDASCFGASTGSVTAGAVIGAVGTVTYSWKNASNTVVGSTASVNNLPAGTYTVTVTDSCSSQSNSVTVGQPAAALALATSSKTDASCFGASTGSVTAGAVTGAVGTVTYSWKNASNTVVGSTASVNNLPAGTYTVTVSDSCSSQSNSVTVGQPEAALALGASSKTDASCFGASTGSVTAGAVTGAVGTVTYSWKNASNTVVDSTASVNNLPAGTYTVTVSDSCSSQSNSVTIGQPAAALALAASSKTDASCFGASTGSVTAGTVTGAVGTVTYSWKNASNTVVGSTASVNNLPAGTYTVTVSDSCSSQSNSVTITQPEAAIACSVVQDTAVTANGLSDGKATVTPTGGNGGYTFLWDNNETTATATSLNAGVHTVTVTDSKGCQTTCSVTITQPDVFACSVVQVAPAKCFGDSNAQATVTPTGGNGDYTFLWDNNETTATATSLNAGLHTVTVTDKLGYKTTCSVTITQPEAAIACSVVQDTAVTANGLSDGKATVTPTGGNGGYTYLWDNNETTATATSLNAGVHTVTVTDSKGCQTTCSVTITQPDVFACSVVQVAPAKCFGDSNAQATVTPTGGNGDYTFLWDNNETTATATSLN; translated from the coding sequence ATGAAAAGACAACTATACCCTAACCAATTTATAAAAGAAATTAAAAAAACAATTTTATTAATTGTTTTTCTTTTAATGGCTGGATTTGTAAACTCACAAACAATTACACCAACAAAAACGGTTACTGTAAGACCTGGAGTATGTGGTAAAATTGATGTTGAGTTAAAATTGCAAGGTTCTAATCCAGTTGCAAGGCCAAATGAAGTTGTTCTAGTAATAGATGTTTCAGGAAGTATGGATGATGGTCCAACACCAGAACCACTAGATTATGCAAAGGATGCAGCTATAAGTTTCATTAATAATGTGTTTTTACCAGCAAATAATCCCACTGGAAAAAATAAAATCGCAATAGTAAAATATGGTAGCAGTGGTTCGTTAGTAAGAACTTTAACACTAGCTTCTGGCAAACAAACCTTAATTGATGATGTTAATGCATTAGTAGCTAACGGATCAACTAATATTGAAGATGGTATTAGAAAAGCGGATCAAGAGTTAACTGCAAAAGGTACTTTTGATTGTATTACATCAAGAAGTATTGTACTACTAACCGATGGTGTTGCAAACCAAAATGTTGCTAATGGAAGTAATTGTACAGGAGGTCAGCAAGGGACCTGTATTCAAGCTGCTATTACAGCAGCTAACGATGCTAAAACCACAGTTGTTTCAGGAATAACCTATAATAATCAAATTTTTGCCGTTGGTTTATTTGGTGCAATATCAGGAACAGATCAAACTAACGCGCAATATACTTTAAATAATATTCAAACTGCTGGTGCTTTTTTTACAGAAAACGCAGCGAACCTAACTGGAATTTATAACCAAATATCTACTCAACTTTCTTGGATCGCACAACAAATTGCTGGAACCCCATTTGCAACAGAGTCAGTTAGTAATGATTTTATAATAGGAGCTGTTACACCTTCAAAGGGAACAGCATCTGTCTCAGGTCAATCGATTTCATGGAACATCGACTTTTTGAATGTTGAGACAATCACCCTAAAATATGAACTTACACCAAAAGCAAATGTATGCGGAAGTAAAACTGTGAGTTCTTCATCTCTAAGTTATCGAAATACTAATTGTCAAAACTCAACTTTAAACATTTCAACATCCGCAACAAATATACCTTGTCCAATTATTACATTAGCTTCCCAAACAAATGTAAGCTGTTTTGGTACTTCTACTGGAGCAATAACATTAAATAATCCTACTGGAGGGACTGCTCCATACACTTATGATTGGAAAAAAGATGGAAATTCATATGCCACTACTCAAAACCTAACTGGACTAAGTTCTGGAACATATACGGTAATAGCTACTGATAAAAACGGTTGTAGTACAGCTGTTTTATCGGTATCAATCACCCAACCAACAGCTGCTTTGGCTTTGGCAGCTTCTTCTAAAACCGATGCTTCTTGTTTTGGAGCAAGCACTGGTTCTGTAACTGCGGGTGCTGTGACTGGTTCTGTGGGAACTGTAACCTATTCTTGGAAAAACGCTTCCAATACAGTAGTTGGTTCTACTGCTTCGGTTAATAATCTTCCAACTGGAACTTATACTGTAACTGTAACTGATTCTTGTTCTTCTCAATCTAATTCAGTAACTGTTGGACAACCAGCAGCGGCTTTAGCTTTAGCTACCTCTTCTAAAACAGATGCTTCTTGCTTTGGAGCTAGCACAGGTTCTGTAACTGCGGGTGCTGTGATTGGTGCCGTGGGAACTGTAACCTATTCTTGGAAAAACGCTTCCAATACAGTAGTTGGTTCAACTGCTTCGGTTAATAATCTTCCAGCTGGAACTTATACTGTAACTGTAACTGATTCTTGTTCTTCTCAATCTAATTCGGTAACTGTTGGACAACCAGCAGCGGCATTGGCTTTAGCTACCTCTTCTAAAACCGATGCTTCTTGCTTTGGAGCCAGCACTGGTTCTGTAACTGCAGGTGCTGTAACTGGAGCTGTGGGAACGGTAACCTATTCTTGGAAAAACGCTTCGAATACAGTAGTTGGTTCAACTGCTTCAGTAAATAATCTTCCAGCAGGAACTTATACTGTTACGGTTAGTGATTCTTGTTCTTCTCAATCTAATTCTGTAACTGTTGGACAACCTGAAGCGGCATTGGCTTTGGGTGCTTCTTCTAAAACAGATGCTTCTTGTTTTGGAGCAAGTACTGGTTCTGTAACTGCAGGTGCTGTAACTGGTGCCGTGGGAACGGTAACCTATTCTTGGAAAAACGCTTCTAATACAGTAGTTGATTCTACTGCTTCGGTAAACAATTTGCCAGCTGGAACTTATACTGTAACGGTTAGTGATTCTTGTTCTTCTCAATCTAATTCAGTAACTATTGGACAACCTGCAGCAGCTTTAGCTTTAGCAGCTTCTTCTAAAACGGATGCTTCTTGTTTTGGAGCTAGCACAGGTTCTGTAACTGCGGGAACTGTAACTGGCGCTGTGGGAACGGTAACCTATTCTTGGAAAAACGCTTCTAATACAGTAGTTGGTTCTACTGCTTCGGTAAACAATTTGCCAGCAGGAACTTATACCGTAACGGTTAGTGATTCTTGTTCTTCTCAATCTAATTCTGTAACCATTACACAACCTGAAGCGGCTATTGCTTGTTCCGTTGTTCAAGATACTGCCGTTACTGCAAATGGTCTTTCTGATGGTAAAGCTACCGTTACGCCTACTGGTGGAAATGGTGGGTATACTTTCCTTTGGGATAATAATGAAACTACCGCTACTGCAACTTCATTAAATGCTGGAGTACACACGGTAACAGTAACCGATAGCAAAGGGTGTCAAACTACTTGTTCGGTAACCATCACACAACCTGATGTATTCGCCTGCAGCGTGGTGCAAGTAGCTCCTGCTAAATGTTTTGGTGATAGCAATGCGCAAGCCACAGTAACACCTACTGGTGGAAACGGAGACTACACTTTCCTTTGGGATAATAATGAAACTACAGCTACTGCAACTTCTCTAAATGCTGGACTACACACAGTAACAGTAACTGATAAATTAGGGTACAAAACTACTTGTTCGGTAACCATTACGCAACCTGAAGCAGCTATTGCTTGTTCCGTTGTTCAAGATACTGCCGTTACTGCAAATGGTCTTTCTGATGGTAAAGCTACCGTTACCCCTACTGGTGGAAATGGTGGGTATACTTACCTTTGGGATAATAATGAAACTACCGCTACAGCCACTTCTTTAAATGCTGGAGTACACACGGTAACAGTAACCGATAGCAAAGGGTGTCAAACTACTTGTTCGGTAACCATCACACAACCTGATGTATTCGCCTGCAGCGTGGTGCAAGTAGCTCCTGCTAAATGTTTTGGTGATAGCAATGCGCAAGCCACAGTAACTCCTACTGGTGGAAACGGAGACTATACTTTCCTTTGGGATAATAATGAAACTACAGCTACTGCAACTTCTCTAAAT